A stretch of the Vulcanisaeta souniana JCM 11219 genome encodes the following:
- a CDS encoding gamma-glutamyltransferase family protein codes for MPLPIIPGVKPPWITESGGVASEHPVASKLGVDVLSLGGNAIDATITTSLALALTQPHLGGLGGDFFAMIYTAREGRVYFLNASGWAPKGLSRELLRQRGLNAVPLRGPLSPVVPGLLAGLHALWKRFGSNEWRSLVKPVVDAARGGFPVGPSFVKAIELVKNEVANDSDFKTVYPINAKPWDLIRIEPLIKTLELIMEHGPDVLYRGEVGEALVNYVQSRSGVMEMSDLMEYEPEWRDPLSIDYKGLTIYESPPNTQGVTTLMILKLLEYIRDTGDPWSRRRIETYLGAYRVAYELRDRYVGDPRFIDAPINKLLDPDFLLSEFKSRYGNRQLGASGDTTYFVIVDKEGNVVSAIQSLYQHFGSLVTEPRYGITLNDRASDFSMDGPNALMPRKRPLHTLSAVIITKDGEPRYALGTSGAHFRPQQHTLFITNIIDYGLSPVEAIDAPRFLWDRKSLTIEEGYEVTGLTEPHQVIKYPGRTGVASIAAFLNGGRKLLYADIRGDGLALGQ; via the coding sequence GTGCCATTACCAATAATACCTGGAGTTAAGCCTCCCTGGATCACTGAATCCGGTGGCGTTGCCTCTGAGCACCCCGTTGCAAGCAAGTTAGGTGTTGATGTACTTAGTCTCGGTGGTAATGCCATCGACGCAACAATAACAACGTCCCTTGCACTAGCCCTCACACAGCCGCACCTGGGTGGTCTCGGCGGAGATTTCTTCGCCATGATATACACGGCGAGGGAGGGGAGGGTTTACTTCCTAAACGCCAGTGGGTGGGCGCCTAAGGGATTGAGTAGGGAGTTGCTGAGACAGAGGGGGTTGAACGCAGTTCCATTAAGAGGCCCATTATCGCCGGTGGTCCCTGGATTACTGGCAGGTTTGCATGCATTGTGGAAGCGATTTGGCTCAAATGAATGGAGGTCTCTCGTGAAACCCGTAGTTGACGCCGCAAGGGGTGGGTTTCCAGTGGGTCCCAGCTTTGTAAAGGCGATTGAATTGGTAAAGAACGAGGTGGCTAATGACAGCGATTTCAAGACCGTGTACCCGATTAACGCTAAGCCCTGGGATCTAATTAGAATTGAACCGTTGATTAAAACCCTAGAATTAATAATGGAACACGGCCCTGACGTACTATACAGGGGTGAGGTTGGTGAAGCTCTTGTGAATTACGTGCAGTCTAGGAGTGGGGTTATGGAGATGAGTGATTTAATGGAGTATGAGCCTGAGTGGCGTGACCCATTGAGTATTGATTATAAGGGATTAACCATATACGAATCACCACCGAACACGCAGGGAGTGACCACACTAATGATCCTAAAGCTACTTGAGTATATTAGGGATACCGGGGATCCCTGGTCGCGTAGGAGAATAGAAACCTACCTAGGTGCCTACAGGGTTGCCTATGAGCTTAGGGATAGGTACGTTGGTGATCCTAGGTTCATTGACGCACCAATAAATAAATTACTTGACCCGGACTTTTTATTGTCGGAATTTAAGTCACGTTATGGTAATAGGCAATTGGGTGCTTCTGGTGATACCACGTATTTCGTGATTGTTGATAAGGAGGGTAACGTAGTAAGCGCGATCCAAAGTCTGTATCAGCATTTCGGCTCATTGGTTACCGAGCCAAGGTATGGGATTACATTAAACGATAGGGCATCTGACTTCTCAATGGATGGGCCGAACGCATTGATGCCGAGGAAGAGACCTCTCCATACGTTGAGTGCGGTAATAATAACGAAGGATGGAGAACCAAGGTACGCCTTGGGAACCTCAGGGGCCCACTTCAGGCCTCAGCAGCATACGTTATTCATAACGAATATAATTGATTACGGACTAAGCCCTGTGGAGGCTATTGATGCGCCCAGGTTCCTGTGGGATAGAAAGTCACTAACCATTGAGGAGGGCTATGAAGTAACAGGCCTAACTGAACCGCACCAGGTAATTAAGTACCCGGGCAGAACAGGGGTGGCAAGTATAGCTGCGTTCCTTAATGGTGGCAGGAAACTACTGTATGCCGACATAAGAGGCGATGGGCTAGCTCTTGGTCAGTAG
- a CDS encoding ABC transporter substrate-binding protein, producing MVRGISKTLIVGITIVIAIAIIAIYYTIQSNIAGQGIKNTGIEYPVTVTDYLGRNITIYSQPTTLGIIAPDCAQIIYTLGFGNRVVLIDVYSEQLLHYLNVTVPGNITTISSIYESIPIETIITAHPSLLCVDAGFQPQLEQDTNELSAADITLIFIGGTANTNITGIENDVMLMAKALGVPKRGEEIINNMSGVINYVRSKVLSGPRVTVAYISWYNPIYAAGNSSFVGYYIAIAGGYDPFSGMYPTVSSSQLLTANPDYIIADNFMGNYTATLQAILSIPGINSTNAAMENHIYILGNFAESLIEEPGPLSVYGALLLAMILHPSAFGLNSTAIPHYISAQWVNQYVRPNLNITLNNG from the coding sequence ATGGTAAGGGGCATTTCGAAGACGTTAATCGTGGGGATTACCATAGTTATTGCCATAGCCATAATCGCGATATACTACACCATTCAGTCAAACATCGCTGGGCAAGGCATAAAGAATACTGGCATTGAATACCCAGTTACCGTGACTGATTATCTAGGTCGTAACATTACCATATACTCCCAACCAACTACCCTGGGCATTATAGCTCCCGACTGCGCACAAATAATATACACGCTCGGCTTTGGAAATAGGGTTGTACTGATTGACGTATATTCTGAGCAATTACTTCATTACCTAAATGTTACGGTTCCAGGTAATATTACCACGATTAGTTCAATATATGAATCGATACCAATAGAGACAATAATAACGGCACACCCATCATTACTATGCGTGGACGCCGGTTTTCAGCCGCAGTTGGAACAGGACACTAATGAATTAAGTGCGGCCGATATTACATTAATATTCATAGGTGGTACAGCTAATACCAACATAACTGGTATTGAGAATGATGTAATGCTCATGGCTAAGGCACTTGGTGTTCCGAAGAGGGGTGAAGAGATAATTAATAACATGAGCGGCGTCATTAATTACGTAAGAAGTAAGGTTTTAAGTGGGCCCAGGGTAACCGTGGCCTACATATCGTGGTACAACCCAATCTATGCCGCTGGGAACTCCTCATTCGTTGGTTACTACATTGCGATAGCCGGCGGTTACGACCCATTCAGCGGTATGTATCCCACAGTTAGTTCAAGTCAATTACTCACCGCTAACCCTGATTATATAATTGCCGATAACTTCATGGGTAACTACACGGCAACCCTCCAGGCAATACTCTCAATCCCCGGAATAAACAGTACAAATGCCGCTATGGAGAACCACATATACATACTTGGGAATTTTGCCGAGAGCCTCATTGAGGAGCCAGGCCCATTATCGGTTTACGGCGCCCTACTTCTTGCCATGATACTTCACCCGAGTGCATTCGGCCTTAATTCAACGGCTATACCGCATTACATAAGCGCCCAGTGGGTTAATCAATACGTTAGGCCCAACCTAAATATCACGTTGAATAATGGGTGA
- a CDS encoding FecCD family ABC transporter permease: MIITVNNLIVKFLWLFIPLLLIGIILNLFIGEVVIPLGALFDLTETYRIIIIDIRLPEILACIVVGANLAIAGAVMQAVFRNPLAEPYITGTASGALFGAILGLLMYTLFRVEVSSPIILMPILSFLGAMLAIAIVVTFSRGNWLSLILAGIAVSILFSSIVMILDTYLLTIIPTLPAIVYLLFGTISGINWSDDVVMLSVSLPVLAYIVISSREINLLMISDEVAQAGGISPRSFRNLLIVLTGLLTAVTVSFTGIIGFIGLVTPHLTRLLISSSDNSRVMPLSMMSGSTIMLYANVVSKVLVSGVIMPITAITSLFGVPVLLVLLRGGRGE; this comes from the coding sequence GTGATCATCACGGTTAATAACTTAATTGTAAAATTCCTTTGGTTATTCATACCACTATTATTAATAGGTATCATTCTAAATCTCTTCATTGGTGAAGTGGTAATACCATTGGGGGCTTTATTCGATCTTACAGAGACGTATAGGATCATAATAATAGATATTAGGTTGCCGGAGATCCTAGCCTGTATAGTGGTTGGTGCCAATTTGGCGATTGCTGGTGCTGTGATGCAGGCAGTGTTTAGGAACCCACTTGCCGAGCCCTACATAACTGGCACCGCATCTGGGGCATTATTTGGCGCAATACTGGGCTTGCTAATGTATACGTTGTTTAGGGTTGAGGTATCATCGCCGATAATACTAATGCCAATACTATCATTTCTAGGTGCAATGCTTGCCATCGCAATAGTCGTAACCTTCAGCAGGGGTAATTGGTTATCCCTTATTTTAGCCGGTATTGCTGTTTCAATACTATTCTCGTCAATAGTCATGATACTGGACACGTACTTATTGACAATAATCCCAACATTACCTGCCATTGTTTACCTACTGTTTGGCACCATAAGTGGCATTAATTGGAGCGATGATGTCGTGATGTTGAGCGTGAGCCTACCAGTCCTTGCGTACATTGTTATCAGTAGTCGTGAGATTAACCTGTTAATGATTAGTGATGAGGTTGCCCAGGCTGGTGGTATTAGCCCTAGGTCATTTAGGAACCTGTTAATTGTACTGACTGGGTTATTAACTGCGGTGACTGTTTCATTTACGGGCATCATAGGTTTCATCGGCCTTGTAACACCTCACCTAACTCGCCTATTGATATCGAGTTCCGATAATTCAAGAGTTATGCCGCTATCAATGATGTCAGGCTCCACAATAATGCTCTACGCAAATGTCGTTAGTAAGGTCCTGGTTTCTGGCGTTATTATGCCAATAACGGCTATAACAAGTCTCTTTGGGGTTCCCGTATTACTAGTGCTGCTTAGGGGTGGTCGCGGTGAGTAA
- a CDS encoding ABC transporter ATP-binding protein yields MSNYVVRFVNARIGYDEPVIKDITLSIPRPSLTTILGPNGSGKTTLLRAIIKYAKVFGGYAYIDGREISELSIGDLPKYVSYSPAEIYSQMALTVLDVVMSSRNSGGWVSRDEAIATLRYLGVGNIVGKRFDELSTGQKRLTLIARALSSKAPLLLLDEPTSNLDLGNKYRVILILRRVVSDRGITVIATGHDIDLALASDWVVAIRDGEVMAMGAPGDIINSKVLSELYGIDVEVLEVNGYRLIHVRNDR; encoded by the coding sequence GTGAGTAATTACGTTGTTAGGTTTGTGAATGCCAGGATTGGTTATGATGAACCAGTAATTAAGGACATTACATTAAGCATACCAAGGCCGAGTTTAACTACGATACTTGGCCCCAATGGGTCTGGGAAAACCACGCTGCTTAGGGCGATAATAAAGTATGCTAAGGTCTTTGGTGGTTATGCGTATATCGATGGTAGGGAAATTAGTGAATTATCCATTGGGGATCTACCGAAGTATGTATCTTACTCACCAGCAGAGATTTATTCGCAAATGGCGTTAACGGTTCTTGATGTAGTCATGAGTTCACGAAATAGTGGTGGTTGGGTGAGCAGGGACGAGGCGATCGCCACCCTTAGATACCTAGGTGTGGGTAATATTGTTGGTAAGAGGTTTGATGAATTAAGTACTGGCCAGAAGAGACTTACCTTAATAGCTAGGGCATTGTCATCAAAGGCGCCATTACTACTACTTGATGAACCAACCTCTAACCTAGACCTCGGTAATAAGTACAGGGTTATCCTGATCCTAAGGAGAGTTGTTAGCGATCGGGGAATCACGGTAATAGCCACTGGGCATGATATTGACCTGGCGCTGGCCAGTGACTGGGTTGTGGCTATAAGGGATGGGGAGGTAATGGCCATGGGCGCCCCAGGGGATATAATTAATAGCAAGGTTTTGAGTGAGTTGTATGGAATTGACGTGGAGGTTCTTGAGGTAAATGGATATAGGCTCATTCATGTACGTAATGACAGGTAA
- a CDS encoding aldehyde ferredoxin oxidoreductase family protein, whose protein sequence is MFGWGGRVLRIDLSKRRFIVQSLDPSLAQNYIGGRGFAAKTLWDELPPGVDPLSPLNKLILAVGPLTALPIPNSGKLLVASKSPLTGGYGDGNIGTWLAVHMRRAGIDMMIIEGKAEKPTYLYIENKGDEFRVDFNNAEDLWGLDTFTTEDKLKTMHGSDVGMVLIGPAGERLVRFATIVAQKGRSGGRPGMGAVMGSKNLKAIIMRGQGDVKVADPMLRKMGVDAIVATKSKPNYPFWMRQGTTSTVEWAQEASVLPTYNYTEGQFDDYEKIGGFSVEKNKVMTRSCPQCVMACGHVVKDTENEPAELDYENIAMLGSNLGIGDLAKVAHLNRIADMMGMDTISLGSTLGFAMEASERGLLKEGIEWGDYKRAVEVATDIALQRTELGKLLGKGVRAASMVLGPEATEFAMHVKGLEISAYDCHAAPGMALAFSTSPIGAHHKDAWLISWEVQRGRFDYTREKAEKLVEMQNIRGGLFETIVTCRFPWVEVGLELDWYFRLFRAATGMDMNMETLSTISNRIYTLIRAFWVREYGHWDRAYDTPPQKWFKRPLSRGPLRGAKLDYDGYQRLLNWYYELRGWDERGIPRKETLIRLGLNFVIPQLGSKVNLN, encoded by the coding sequence ATGTTTGGATGGGGCGGACGCGTATTAAGGATTGATCTTTCCAAAAGGAGGTTTATTGTACAATCACTGGACCCATCACTTGCACAGAATTACATTGGTGGTAGGGGCTTTGCAGCGAAAACCCTATGGGATGAATTACCGCCAGGTGTCGATCCATTAAGTCCACTTAATAAGTTGATCCTGGCTGTTGGCCCACTGACGGCATTACCAATACCCAATAGTGGTAAGTTACTCGTAGCCTCTAAAAGCCCGTTGACGGGTGGTTATGGAGATGGCAATATCGGTACGTGGCTGGCAGTTCATATGAGGAGGGCAGGTATTGATATGATGATAATTGAGGGCAAGGCAGAGAAACCAACATACCTATACATTGAGAATAAGGGTGATGAGTTCAGGGTTGATTTTAATAATGCGGAGGACTTGTGGGGGCTTGATACCTTCACTACCGAGGACAAGTTGAAGACTATGCATGGCAGTGACGTTGGCATGGTCCTCATAGGCCCTGCCGGCGAGAGACTCGTGAGGTTTGCAACGATTGTTGCCCAGAAGGGGCGCAGTGGCGGTAGGCCTGGCATGGGCGCAGTCATGGGCAGTAAGAACCTGAAGGCCATTATCATGAGGGGTCAAGGTGACGTTAAGGTTGCCGACCCAATGCTTAGGAAGATGGGCGTCGACGCCATAGTGGCAACGAAGTCTAAGCCGAACTACCCATTCTGGATGAGGCAAGGGACAACGTCGACGGTAGAATGGGCTCAGGAAGCCAGCGTATTACCCACGTATAATTACACCGAAGGCCAATTCGACGATTATGAAAAAATTGGCGGCTTCTCAGTTGAGAAGAATAAGGTCATGACAAGGTCATGTCCACAATGCGTTATGGCCTGCGGCCACGTGGTTAAGGACACCGAGAACGAACCCGCTGAGTTGGATTATGAGAATATAGCAATGCTTGGCAGCAACCTCGGTATTGGCGATCTAGCAAAGGTGGCTCACCTCAATAGGATCGCGGATATGATGGGCATGGACACAATAAGCCTTGGCTCCACCCTAGGTTTCGCAATGGAGGCTTCGGAGAGGGGCCTCCTTAAGGAGGGGATCGAGTGGGGTGATTATAAGAGGGCTGTTGAAGTTGCTACGGACATAGCACTACAAAGAACTGAACTGGGTAAATTGCTTGGTAAGGGCGTTAGGGCTGCATCAATGGTGTTGGGGCCCGAGGCCACTGAATTCGCGATGCATGTTAAGGGTCTTGAGATAAGTGCGTATGATTGTCACGCGGCGCCCGGCATGGCTTTGGCATTCTCCACGAGTCCCATCGGGGCCCATCACAAGGATGCTTGGTTAATATCCTGGGAGGTTCAGAGGGGTAGGTTTGATTATACCAGGGAGAAGGCGGAGAAGCTTGTGGAGATGCAGAACATTAGGGGTGGGTTGTTCGAGACAATAGTGACGTGTAGGTTCCCATGGGTAGAGGTCGGTCTCGAGCTAGATTGGTACTTCCGCTTATTTAGGGCTGCCACGGGCATGGATATGAACATGGAAACCCTAAGCACGATAAGCAATAGAATCTACACATTGATTAGGGCGTTCTGGGTTAGGGAGTACGGCCATTGGGATAGGGCCTATGACACCCCGCCACAAAAGTGGTTCAAGAGACCACTGAGCAGGGGACCACTTAGGGGTGCAAAGCTTGACTACGATGGTTACCAAAGATTACTTAATTGGTACTATGAATTGAGGGGCTGGGATGAAAGGGGTATTCCGAGGAAGGAAACCCTGATAAGATTGGGGCTTAATTTTGTTATTCCGCAATTGGGATCTAAGGTTAATCTTAATTAA
- a CDS encoding cobalamin adenosyltransferase: MSDSCRLPLFADCREVDDSIKCPGDSGYSVIPLFGKRVRVRKDSAPIRLMGCLDELSNIANNARLNFSGNAVGELASIVMALAMQLNAYLVQGSDDRLNKVRSIEDLLMDRIMDLCRGFKGPLGWVIATTPELQILDTLRVKLRECGRIASSMLEEYSLSVNVISVMNHADKLVAQAMYCLGGKVFRSVDDAVNYLLGSTTNENRFISK, translated from the coding sequence ATGAGCGATAGTTGTCGTTTACCGTTATTTGCAGACTGCAGGGAAGTTGATGATTCGATTAAATGCCCTGGCGACAGCGGTTATAGCGTAATACCGCTATTTGGCAAGAGGGTTAGGGTACGTAAGGACTCAGCACCAATAAGGCTTATGGGATGCTTGGACGAACTCTCAAACATAGCTAATAACGCTAGGCTTAACTTCAGTGGTAATGCCGTGGGTGAATTGGCCTCGATAGTGATGGCACTGGCAATGCAATTGAATGCCTACCTGGTTCAGGGCAGCGATGATAGGTTAAACAAGGTGAGGAGTATTGAGGATCTATTGATGGATAGGATCATGGATCTATGCCGAGGATTTAAGGGGCCACTTGGTTGGGTGATTGCGACGACCCCCGAGCTCCAGATCCTCGACACACTAAGGGTCAAATTAAGGGAGTGCGGTAGGATCGCGTCCTCAATGCTTGAGGAGTATTCATTATCGGTAAATGTTATCAGCGTCATGAATCATGCCGATAAGCTGGTGGCCCAGGCAATGTATTGCCTGGGTGGTAAGGTGTTTAGGTCCGTGGACGATGCTGTGAACTACCTGCTGGGTAGTACAACAAATGAGAACAGATTTATTAGCAAATAA
- a CDS encoding acyl-CoA mutase large subunit family protein → MGNTEKIKEKYDEWVREFLLPTLKKIPEWRKFATLFGIDIKPLYTPLDVRDDYLSTLGFPGEYPFTRGIYPSMYRSRLWTFREYSGFGSPEDTNRRYKFLISQGQTGLSVAFDLPTQLGLDPDHELAYPEVGKVGVSIPEVASMSILFDNIDIRKITTSFTINATAAEILAMYITVAESRGIDKAVLDGTIQNDILKEFIARNLYIYPPLHSMRYTTDIIAYTSKNLPKWHPISISGYHFREAGATAVQELAFTLADAIEYTNWVINRWKMNVDDFASGLSFFFAATTNLFEEVAKFRAARRLYARIMRERFGANKSESMKMKFHVQTSGAALTAQQPEVNIIRTTIQALAAVLGGAQSLHVNAYDEALALPTEKSVKLALRVQQVIAYESGVIDSIDPLGGSYYIEWLTDIIEEETMKIIDYVDRLGGMTKAVEIGYPQRAIAESAYQYQRMVEEGKISIIGVNMFREEREPNIELHRVDPVSRERSIRRVREVRENRDREAWERAIRELRRTADGENENVFPYILNAIRARATIGEVSGVLRDVWGEYRPPSIY, encoded by the coding sequence ATGGGAAACACGGAGAAAATTAAGGAAAAGTACGACGAGTGGGTTAGAGAATTCCTATTGCCTACACTTAAGAAGATACCTGAGTGGAGAAAGTTTGCCACATTATTTGGCATTGACATAAAGCCCCTCTATACACCGCTCGATGTTAGGGACGATTACCTGAGTACACTTGGCTTCCCCGGCGAATACCCATTTACCAGAGGCATATACCCTAGTATGTATAGATCGAGGCTATGGACGTTTAGGGAGTACTCAGGTTTTGGCTCGCCTGAGGACACCAATAGGAGGTACAAGTTCCTCATTTCCCAGGGACAGACAGGCTTAAGTGTCGCCTTCGACTTACCAACGCAGTTAGGTCTTGACCCTGATCATGAACTTGCATACCCTGAAGTTGGTAAAGTGGGTGTATCAATACCCGAGGTCGCCTCAATGTCAATACTTTTCGACAATATCGACATCAGAAAAATAACAACCTCATTCACAATAAATGCGACAGCAGCCGAGATACTGGCTATGTACATAACGGTCGCCGAGAGTAGAGGTATTGATAAGGCTGTGCTTGATGGCACTATTCAAAACGACATACTCAAGGAATTCATAGCCAGGAACCTATACATATACCCACCACTGCACTCAATGAGATATACAACGGACATAATAGCATACACATCAAAGAACCTACCCAAGTGGCACCCAATAAGCATCAGTGGTTATCACTTCAGGGAGGCCGGCGCCACGGCTGTCCAGGAACTGGCCTTCACACTGGCCGACGCCATTGAGTACACCAATTGGGTCATAAATAGGTGGAAAATGAACGTTGACGACTTTGCGTCAGGCCTATCCTTCTTCTTCGCAGCAACCACGAACCTCTTTGAGGAGGTTGCCAAGTTCAGGGCAGCCCGTAGGTTATATGCAAGGATAATGAGGGAACGATTTGGCGCCAATAAGTCGGAGTCCATGAAAATGAAGTTCCATGTACAGACATCCGGAGCTGCATTGACCGCCCAGCAACCTGAGGTTAATATTATTAGGACTACGATACAGGCATTGGCCGCTGTACTAGGTGGTGCCCAATCACTTCATGTTAATGCCTATGACGAAGCACTTGCGTTGCCTACGGAGAAGTCGGTTAAGCTAGCACTGAGAGTTCAACAAGTGATAGCCTATGAGAGTGGTGTTATTGACTCGATAGATCCATTGGGTGGTTCGTACTACATTGAGTGGCTTACGGACATCATTGAGGAGGAAACCATGAAGATCATTGATTATGTGGATAGGCTTGGCGGCATGACGAAGGCTGTGGAAATCGGTTATCCACAGAGGGCCATTGCTGAATCTGCATATCAGTACCAAAGAATGGTCGAGGAGGGTAAGATTAGTATTATTGGGGTTAATATGTTTAGGGAAGAGCGGGAGCCCAATATTGAGCTTCATAGGGTTGACCCAGTATCTAGGGAGAGGAGTATTAGGCGTGTTAGGGAGGTTAGGGAGAACCGTGATAGGGAGGCTTGGGAAAGGGCAATCAGGGAGTTGAGGAGAACGGCTGATGGGGAGAACGAGAACGTATTTCCATACATACTAAACGCCATTAGGGCTAGGGCTACCATTGGTGAGGTATCGGGGGTGCTACGTGATGTTTGGGGCGAGTATAGGCCTCCAAGTATTTACTGA
- a CDS encoding cobalamin B12-binding domain-containing protein, whose translation MPKPKIIIAKLGLDGHDRGAKVIARALAEAGFEVVYTGIRQTPSQVIETAIQEDAKLIGVSILSGSHMELVGELMKIMRERGVNIPVLVGGIIPPEDRDALLKMGVAAVYGPGTPLREIIDIVKKLVGAS comes from the coding sequence ATGCCTAAGCCTAAGATCATTATTGCTAAACTTGGCCTTGACGGCCATGACAGAGGCGCTAAGGTGATTGCTAGGGCATTGGCTGAGGCTGGCTTTGAGGTTGTTTACACGGGTATTCGGCAGACGCCCAGCCAGGTTATTGAGACGGCAATTCAGGAGGACGCTAAGTTAATTGGCGTCAGTATATTGTCGGGTTCTCACATGGAGCTTGTAGGTGAGTTAATGAAGATCATGAGGGAAAGGGGCGTGAATATTCCAGTGCTTGTTGGTGGTATAATACCTCCTGAGGATAGGGATGCCTTGCTGAAGATGGGTGTTGCCGCTGTGTATGGGCCTGGTACACCGCTTAGGGAAATAATTGATATCGTAAAGAAACTTGTGGGTGCTTCCTGA
- the meaB gene encoding methylmalonyl Co-A mutase-associated GTPase MeaB, translating to MDLGDLLKRARSWDKLAIAKLITLAEEGIELPLENQRRSHVIGVTGPPGAGKSTLIYSMARKIPQDRRIAILTIDPSSPFTGGSFMGNRIRMQELTSRPNIYIRSMATRGIRGGLNYATIAAINVLEYAGADYIFLETVGAGQSDTDVKYVADTILVLVPPLSGDEIQALKSGLMEIGDIYVVSKSDNQVAESTYRDLMAMIDMVKEIKSDSWKPIVVRVSGLYGYGVDDLIKVIDDRFRELMNNGKLNEMLISRRVLEMRLYAYDLLEKSLSERRDLEKEVVNGRLSPQEAARRLLNAGKPRLDHVAIAVKNLDSAVEKFRRLGLRVSEPMIVEEQGVKIAMVWLGNTRIELLEPLNPGSTVARFLESRGEGIHHIALEVDDLDEFIKTAKGSGLVIIGGPSKGAEGVVVFIHPKSLNGVLLELVKRQVLNE from the coding sequence ATGGATTTAGGGGACTTACTGAAGAGGGCCCGGAGTTGGGATAAACTCGCCATTGCTAAGTTAATAACTCTCGCTGAGGAGGGCATTGAGTTGCCATTGGAGAATCAACGTAGAAGCCACGTAATTGGCGTAACTGGTCCTCCAGGTGCAGGTAAGAGTACATTAATATACTCAATGGCTCGGAAAATACCACAGGACAGGAGAATAGCCATCCTCACCATTGATCCCTCTAGTCCATTCACCGGCGGTTCATTTATGGGTAATAGGATTAGGATGCAGGAACTCACCTCCAGGCCCAACATATACATTAGGAGTATGGCCACGAGGGGTATCCGCGGAGGACTTAACTACGCAACAATAGCCGCAATAAACGTACTTGAGTACGCCGGTGCTGATTATATATTCCTTGAGACCGTTGGGGCTGGTCAATCGGATACTGATGTTAAGTATGTTGCCGATACAATACTTGTCCTGGTGCCGCCACTCTCTGGTGATGAGATCCAGGCACTTAAGAGTGGGCTTATGGAAATCGGTGATATCTATGTAGTCTCCAAATCCGATAATCAAGTTGCCGAATCTACGTATAGGGACTTGATGGCCATGATTGATATGGTGAAGGAGATAAAGAGTGATTCCTGGAAACCCATCGTGGTTAGGGTGTCCGGTCTGTATGGTTATGGTGTTGATGATTTAATTAAGGTAATTGACGATAGGTTTAGGGAGTTAATGAATAATGGTAAACTGAATGAGATGCTAATCAGCAGGAGGGTGCTTGAGATGAGGCTTTACGCCTATGACTTACTTGAGAAAAGTCTCAGCGAGAGAAGGGATTTGGAGAAGGAGGTTGTGAATGGTAGGTTATCACCACAGGAGGCTGCAAGGAGACTACTTAATGCCGGCAAGCCGAGACTTGATCATGTGGCCATCGCCGTTAAGAACCTCGATAGCGCCGTCGAGAAATTCAGGAGATTGGGACTTAGGGTTAGTGAACCAATGATTGTTGAAGAGCAAGGTGTTAAGATCGCAATGGTGTGGCTTGGTAATACAAGGATTGAGTTACTTGAGCCGCTTAATCCCGGATCTACCGTGGCTAGGTTCTTGGAAAGCAGAGGTGAGGGTATTCACCATATTGCCCTTGAGGTTGATGACCTCGATGAATTCATTAAGACCGCTAAAGGCTCTGGCTTAGTAATCATTGGTGGACCAAGTAAGGGCGCTGAGGGTGTTGTTGTATTCATACACCCCAAGAGCCTAAATGGCGTCCTCCTCGAATTGGTAAAGCGCCAGGTACTTAATGAGTGA